Proteins co-encoded in one Neoarius graeffei isolate fNeoGra1 chromosome 11, fNeoGra1.pri, whole genome shotgun sequence genomic window:
- the LOC132894350 gene encoding uncharacterized protein LOC132894350: MIGKDKEWCLFYFHVAERSLYSVPKSWVSAFNNLKKPLGDGRYEIFHKCWWPTEDSSEATASTMKMLVRNCSEPDFNQWTQRRGKSSGTFLELEKCEAALAKREGISTTESENNGEESTAEISTPGRAEAKSQDDVVDHANETAATMPAVRRVTKPVNSPSDQSAAVRRVTKPVNSPSDQSVEPEPKNMPTVESHQQPDPSISENSSESTGLYHYG, from the exons ATGATTGGAAAAGAT AAGGAATGGTGCCTCTTCTATTTTCATGTGGCAGAAAGATCCTTGTACAGTGTCCCAAAATCATGGGTGTCTGCCTTCAACAACCTGAAGAAGCCTTTAGGTGATGGGCGTTATGAAATATTCCATAAGTGTTGGTGGCCAACAGAAGACAGCAGTGAGGCTACTGCATCCACAATGAAGATGCTAGTAAGAAACTGTTCTGAACCGGACTTCAACCAATGGACACAACGCAGAGGCAAGTCGTCGGGAACATTCCTTGAATTAGAAAAGTGTGAGGCAGCGCTTGCTAAACGAGAAGGAATATCAACAACGGAAAGTGAAAACAATGGAGAGGAGTCTACAGCAGAGATATCAACACCAGGGAGAGCTGAGGCAAAAAGCCAAGATGATGTGGTTGATCATGCTAATGAAACAGCAG CAACCATGCCTGCTGTCAGAAGAGTTACTAAACCAGTGAATTCTCCATCCGACCAATCGGCTGCTGTCAGAAGAGTTACTAAACCAGTGAATTCTCCATCCGACCAATCGGTTGAGCCTGAGCCGAAAAACATGCCTACAGTTGAATCACACCAACAGCCCGATCCGTCTATATCGGAGAATAGTAGTGAATCCACAGGTTTGTATCATTATGGTTAA